agactGCAAATAATAGATAAATGtgggtattttaatgttctttacTTTATTACTTAGCGGCATGCTCAATACAATTGGCGAATTTCAGGCCATgtgattagattttatgtattgtattaataaaacattttgaattatcattttaactttaaaccaaaaaggtatgtttttactgtcttactttgaacttataaagtaaatattagtgatcaaattaaatgttagggctATAAATTTCATATACACACTATTGTTTGATTAGATATATAATCCAACTATAATTCTAGACAATATGGGCTTAGCTGTAAGAATtgaactagtaaacaaaatgattgtttgtgcattataacattgttattttattgatgtattttgtgATACCTAATACAAATGGTTTTCCACCACTTGATAGTGGTGAAGGCAATGAAGTAAAGGGGTCcttaaaaattccttaatttttgattgcacaagagCGTACAAACCATGATACAATtaaggaatataatttaattataattacctGACTTCACTTAACAgccattattaaatttttaaaaatacaagtgAGAACATTAATTTAATACTGGCTTAACtggaatatttaataaatatttatttattttaatattatttagtatTATATATTACATCATTCTATGttattaactaatataataaaaatttaatatcatgtgaataattatacatatatgtgtttttataaatttgtagaTCTTATTGATTAAATATTACTACTAGTTTCATTTGCTCTGCTATCACTTAGAACAAGTCAATGCTGATTCCTTTTCAGTAGCATTGATATGTGTTAAGCCCTGGTTTTGAGGGGGTCATACGTTATTGTGAAACCTCACGTTCAGGGTTTAATATAATGTCAGAGTTCCTAGATATTACTGATAATGTCTTCTGTCAATCCTCTTGGGTGCCACCATTTAGAAAAGCACGTGGACCCAGCGGAGACTCTAGTTAACCGGGCCGTCACGTGGCCTTTGTGGTCTGCTCTCCTGCTCTCAGCGAGAGGCACGCTACTTATTATTTACAAAAGATGTGTTATATGTTGGCTCTTTAGGCATCCTAAATGTCTCAGCCTCTGCATCATAAAACACATGGTCGCCTAAAAGATACACCATGTTAACTGGAAAGATTTGGTTTTGTTGGGTGCAGCTCTCGTACATTAATAAGCTAATTCACTTTGAAATTAAAACTTTGAAAAGGTACAATGTCATGAAATTCAAACACATTGAAGTCCTGGACACCACGTAATCAGCACAAAGTTCAGCGATCATTGATTAAATCCAAAGTCAGTAAATGGGATAAGAGTTATTTAGGTAAATTAGACTACAACATGAAGTAGGCCTAGAGGAGGGACAAAAAGATTTATAGAATGCTTTGGTAATGTGATGGAAATAACAGTGGACATTCTTTAGAACCAGTGTGAAGATGTACGAAGGTATAGCCAAGACCATGGCTGCAGTTTGCCGGAATCATCCTGCCTCTGCATGCTACCCACTCGCTGCGTCTGCTGGAATGTGACCTCTCGCGTTCTGCGTGCTCGACTGCCACTGGCTAGAGGCAGTCACAGTTCGTTCGCCACAGAGACTTGTCTCCTAACACCAGAGGCAGATTAGAGCCATGAGCTACGGGTTTGTGCACGGAGGTTCCATGTTCAGTTCTCGATAAGGTTAAGAGCCTGCAGCAACACATCCCATGTAACTTGGATGAATAAATCGGAAGTCTCTTGCATGGGAGTTCAGGTCTAATAGAGCAAGGACTACGAAATTGAGAACCCAGAGTTTCCAGGAAATCAAAAGTCAAAGGTTCTACAAAATACAGTAAATGCAAATGGATCagtaatgaaaaatttaatgtCATTGGGGCACGATGAGCATCCTAACTTGGGTCGTGATCTCAAGAGACTGGGTGGAGCACTGCGCACAATGGCCACAGTGTGTCCGGCCACGGAACTAAATGATAGTTGAGTTACTGCAGACCATGATTTAGGCCAAACTATATAAACCCTTcaataatattgttaaaataaaatatagacttatttacaataaaaatgtttagttatttagttACTTCAATTTAAAAGATGGTACAAGAGATTTTGGAATGGGGTGCATTCTGAAATACCATGAGCATAGCACGGCTCCTTCCATATTATATTGTTTTACATGCTATAAAAGGAAATACCTATACTCggagcagcaattaaaaaaattacaaaatgaatatttgattataattAAGGGAACGTGTATTATGTTTGCATAATAAGCACATTTGTACGTGGCAGGATGAATGGGTGACTGTTATCCAGATTGGAGTGAAATCTTTGAACTCCAAAAAGACAAGCCGAGGCCTCTTTCATCTCTTAGGTCCCTTGTCGCTCTTCCGACTTTGTCAGGGCACAATTGGCGAAAGCAATCCTAGGTCTTAAAATGTTCGCCTCCCAATGTCCTAGGACTGCCCCTCAGCTACAGAAGATAAATCTACCAGGAGGGCTAACCACCGCATGAAATCttacaaatttaaaacaaacttcgATGCAACCCATGGTTTTAAAGTCGTAAATGCCCTTTATTGTTCTTCTTGGCTGTCTaggaaacaaaaatttgtattatAAAGTGTAAATGGTAAATATTCAACTTATTTAACATATTCTGATGCAATGTTCCAAAGTGCTAATGTTAATAAAGTTCTCAGtctttcacgaccattgtcttaagtagcttggcttctgggctgtagccacatccttggcgaataattcactggcCGAATAATTCACTGGCCGAATAATTCACTGGCCGAATAATTCACTGGCCGAATAATTCACTGGTGTTTCGTAGgtaactcagtaggtaactgctccctaatgatgacgactgcagtgtcgaccaaatcatcggtgaattattcgccaaagacgcagctacaacccagaagccaagctgcttaaGTGCTGACGTTGTTTgtacactttgaaaaatatatcCTTTGTGAAGACAAATTTTGCAATCCTGACtctattttatttgattttttgcaGAAGGGAAAACAAATCAATTTGATGTTGGCAAGATCAACTCTTTTTCACTTATGGTACGTGTTCTTGGTATGGGAGAGATAATTTCCAAACATATGTTTGAAAATGAGAAAGTACAAGAACTAATAAAATCAAAGAAGTACAAGTTTGATGTTGTCATATTAGAAGATTTCGGCAATGAAGCATTAGCTGGAATAGCTCATGTATTTAATGCACCACTAATTTACTTCAATTCTGCTGTTGGTTTTGTTTGGACGAATGACTTCATTGGGAATCCCAGCTGCTACGCATACATTCCAAACGTATTCTCGAGCTATAGTGATCACATGGCATTCACAGAGAGAGTACACAACACTCTCCATAATCTGTTCTCAGAACTGTATTATCATCTAATTTTTATTCCTAAACAAGATTCTTTGATGAGAAAAAATTTGCAAGAAATTGTTGACCTGCCACACCTATCTGAAATAAATGCAAAAACATCTCTCGTCCTTACGAATGCATTGCCAGGCATAAATTACCCACAGCCTGTGTTACCAAATCTCATTCAAGTTGGAGGAATTCATATATCGCCTCCAAAACCGTTGCCACAGGTATGTATACATATTTGTTTTGCTAGCTATATAGCAGCTGGTCTAGGGGTTGGCATACCTTACTTATAACTTTGGGCTCAGTCCTGTTTTGAGCTTAAATGGTTTTAgattaatttaatagttttttttatttagtctcAATAAGCCTATATATAAGTAAAGTATgctaattctttaaaaaaaaaaagttctgtatgAGACAAATCATACGACAAATGAAACTTGAGCCCTAAATAGGTAcctgtatgaatttttttttataaagcagtGTAATGTCTTGTTGACTGAGGTCTGTTAAAATTGAGTTTATTGTGTCCATATAAATAtgcttttttcttaatttttttattttttatttggtggCAGAAACATCTTTACAGTCAGACAAAATTCGGGAAGGAATTAGCCATGGTGTTTTTTAAAATACACTGCCCATTAACTACCCCTCAAGGTACACATAGGTACTTAATCCAACTAAGTCTgacttttgttttttgttttattttattttatttttaaatttaggcCTGGGTTTGAAAATTTTCTTGACTGCTGTATGATTTCAGGACCTACAAGCATTTCTGGACAACACCAGCGAAGGTGTGATATATTTCAGCATGGGATCTCTTCTTAAGAGTGCAGAGTTTCCTAAACACATACAAGAATCCTTCTTAAAGGCATTTGGTAAACTGAAGCAGAAAGTTCTATGGAAATTTGAGGTCAGCAATTTGGCAGGGCAGCCAAGCAATGttgtcattaaaaattggtttccACAAAATGATATCTTAggtaagtcatttttttttttcaagacagagtgttttttatgtaattagttagaaaaatgtttttttggttTTTGCTCCTTTGATTATGAACTTTGTTCTGGTATTGATCTGAAACTCTCGTAATACATTTTTACAGACTGGAATAAAGTTTATGtatttaataagttttcctttgtaTGTAATTCTATGTAATTAAATTACTGATATAGATAATGTTATTGAATAATGGCTTAGTACTGAAAACACACATACAATCaaagttttttaatattgttacgaacttgACATTGGCCGgtacacgtgcaggtgcagagctggctggcgactgccgcaatatgatatgcgccgcacgcgcctggaagataacaaggattgtcacttttccccctccttcccgccactcgccctgcctttgacatgtaactgacaccggacagctgggagttgtgcgagccgccgacacgtgttttcgagagatttctgccatcgggacggctcggagtgacgcgactggccccagccgctctcgtgagttctggaattgcgccgagGCCTATATATATGTCCGAGGACATCAGGGCAGAGGGTCATTTCGGATGTTCAGTCGGGAAttctcccacggcggagtttctgggcgatagtgccgcgggtgcggcagagtggcgaagtccttggacgaaggttccagggcaggaagtgagtgagttcagtggagtcctaatgaaaaaaatttatatatttatatttatgtattttgcataattagctgcatGTTTTACATTTTGGTGCTGTACCTACCATTGAAAAACAATTAAAtggattacagaaaaaaaaaattatttgattctaCTTAGCTGTCAAAATCTTAACAGTTCCTCTGCCCTGTACCTGAGGGCTTCATAGGGGATGGGATGGCTTGTAAACAACATAatctaaaaaaattccaatacCCAAGGAAGGTCACAAACCCACAACATCAGGGCTATAACCGGGAATGCTGACCCCTGAATACCACCGAGGCAACAAGTAATTGTACTTCAGCTATCTTACGGGTGCTGTCTGGTCAggttgtatgtgtgttagtgaagcgggatgataagtatGATGCTCGCTGGTATTAATAGCGTGGTATAGCccctaagcacaaggctctgaactggtgcgtaGTCTTCTCATCATCACAGGAaagctgtgaaatttgagctgttatggtaaaaacacagtttaaaaatttaaaccgaaat
This DNA window, taken from Bacillus rossius redtenbacheri isolate Brsri chromosome 3, Brsri_v3, whole genome shotgun sequence, encodes the following:
- the LOC134530329 gene encoding UDP-glycosyltransferase UGT5-like, coding for MAGWSGWLLLALVAQALGWARTARILGVYPMPSRSHHAVINSLLKELAARGHEVTVISSFPPEKPLANYRHVDFDFDVKNFKGKTNQFDVGKINSFSLMVRVLGMGEIISKHMFENEKVQELIKSKKYKFDVVILEDFGNEALAGIAHVFNAPLIYFNSAVGFVWTNDFIGNPSCYAYIPNVFSSYSDHMAFTERVHNTLHNLFSELYYHLIFIPKQDSLMRKNLQEIVDLPHLSEINAKTSLVLTNALPGINYPQPVLPNLIQVGGIHISPPKPLPQDLQAFLDNTSEGVIYFSMGSLLKSAEFPKHIQESFLKAFGKLKQKVLWKFEVSNLAGQPSNVVIKNWFPQNDILAHPNTKLFITHGGLLSNQEAVYHGVPLLGIPIFGDQRFNMRNTERLGYGLILEMSNITDTSVEWALNEVLNKPCYADRAKMVSRIFRDQPQTSKDKAVFWTEYVIRHKGAPHLRSAALDLAWYQYLLLDVVAVILLVIFTFISIVIFSCRKLFGSKRSKPVSLKKKIK